The nucleotide window GGTAGTTCACGAAGCCCGCGCGATTGACCGCTTTGTTCGGGACGGTGAGCCCGTTGCCATTGTTGAGACCGAAGTCATGGTCGTCCCAGGTGCCGGCGGAAGGCACCCGGGCGATCAAGGCGCTGATGTTCGGCGTCCGCAGGAAGTCGCGGTGCTTTTGCAACACCGTCGCCGAGGTGGAGGTGTCAATGTAGGGCGTGTCGCCCATGAAGAACATCGCGTCGACATTCAGGGAATCGATGCGCGCCCACACCGGCTCGGAGGTGGCATTGGCACAGGAAGCGAAAGCCGCGGTGAATAGACCGCGCTCGCCAGGGCCGGGAAAGGTGCGGAAGCGGTGCTGCTCGTCATTGCCCGCCAGCAGGGTGGGTGTGCCATCTCCCGCGATTTGATCGATCCGGTAGCCATAGGAGGTGGAGGGCGCCAGGCCTGTGATATGGAAATGCACCGCATAGTCCTGGACCGCCGCGCTGGTCTGCGTGTCACTGCCGACCACCGCTCCGGTGGAATCCAGCACACTGGCCCGCAGCGTCTGTACCACGCCATCCGGACGATAGAGAAAGCGGGCATCGGTGCTGCCCGTCTGGCCGATCATCGGGCCGACCACCTGCCCCTGGGCAAGAGGCAATGGAATAACAGAGAAGAGCACCAGCGGCAATTTTCCCAGACGCATTACAATTCGGGGTTAATTTATTTCTTTTTGGGAAACAAGTGGAAAAGTTTCCCAAAAAGAAACTAAATTGTCGCTTTGTGGTAGTTACGGGCAATTTTATACCGGAATTGTTTCCTTTGGGAAACTTTGAGGTCTGGATTTGATGGTGAGGAGAGCCATTCCTGGTTCCTTGGCAGTCTCATGATTTCTGCCATGCTGCGGCAGCTTCTATTGCACCCAATGATGAGATCCTCGCTCGTACCCGTGCTTGTTTGCTCCGCCACAGCGGGGCTTGCCGTGTCCTCCCTTTCCTTTGCGAAGGAAACTGTCGGAGGCAATGCCATGATCCGTCCCGCCGAGGTGTGGAAGGACACCAGCGGCAAACCCATCGACGCCCACGGAGGCGGCGTGCTGTTCCACAACGGCACCTACTACTGGTATGGCGAGATCAAGCAGGGGAAGACCTACCTGCCCAAGGAGAACGCCTCATGGGGCGGCACCCGTGTGGATGTGGAGGGCGTGTCCTGCTATGCCTCCAAGGACCTGCTGAACTGGGAAAGCCACGGCAATGTCCTGCCCGCCGTATCCGGTGGCGATCTCGATCCGAAGAAGGTGCTGGAGCGCCCGAAGGTGATCTACAACGCGAAGACGAAGAAGTTCGTGATGTGGTTTCATAGCGACAGCCTCGACTACGCCGCGGCCCGCTGCGGTGTGGCGGTGTCCGACAAGCCCACCGGCCCCTTCACCTACGTGAAGAGCTTCCGACCCGATGTCGGCCAGTGGCCGCAGGGCGTGACCGAGGACCAGAAGAAGGACACCAAGGCCGCGTGGGTCCGCGATCACGAGGCCGGCCAGATGGCGCGCGATCTCACCGTGTTCGTCGATGACGATGGCAAGGGCTATCTCTTCGCCGCGTCCGAGGACAATGCGACGATGCACATCTCGGAGCTGACCGACGATTACCTCGGCACCACCGGCAAGTACATCCGCATCTTCGAGGGCCGCTCGATGGAAGCTCCCACCGTCTTCAAGCGCGATGGCAAGTACCACCTCATCGCCTCCGGTTGCACCGCTTGGGCTCCGAATGCCGCGCGTTCCTGCGTGGCCGATTCCATCTGGGGGCCGTGGACGGAGATCGGCAATCCCTGCGAGGGCGACAAGGCGAACATCACCTTCGAATCGCAGGGCACCTACGTGCTGCCCGTCGCGGGCAAGCCGGGTTCGTTCATCTTCATGTCGGACCGCTGGAACAAGGACAACCTCCCGGACTCCCGCTACATCTGGCTGCCCATCGCCTTCAATGACAAGGGTCACGCGGTCCTGCGCTGGCAGGACGCGTGGAAGCCGTGAGTGATTTCGATTCCGCGCCCTGTGTCAGCGGGGCGCGGTAGTAGCACAAGCATTCCTGCTTGTGAGTGTGGGCGGTTCGATGCTTCCAATGGTCACAAGCCCTCCAAGAGCTCCCGGTGAAGCGAGTGGGTAACATGGTTGTGGTGAGAGAGATGATCTCCTCCCACTCACAAGCAGAAATACTTGTGCTACTTCACGGATGGCACACCCACGGTGTCGGGCTCACGCTGAAGGGAATCGTGTTGTCCCCCGTGGGCTGCGGCACCGGCTTCGCCTTCACCTGGAACACCGGCAGGGAAGGGCGCACGCCATAGCGCGGATCGTTCGTCGTCGGATAGGTCACGCCCTTCTTCTCAATCAGGATCCACGCCCCGAAGAGATTCCCCGGGATCTCGCTGACGAGGATGTCCAGGTCGATGATCTCGTCCTTGCGGCAGGTGAACCAGTCGCCACGCTTCATGTTGCCGGCCCACACCTTGATGTTCTCCTCGGGAAAGGGCTCCTTCCACTTGCTCCAGTTCTTGTGACTGCCGTAGTTGGAAACCAGCACCGTCTTGCTGTTCACCGCCACGGCCATCGCATCGTCCGCGATGCCGACGAAGCGGTAGGTGCCGTCCTCCGGTGGTGACACCTGCGCCTTGTAGATCACGATCCAGTGCGAAGGCTTCACGATGTCCTTCAGACCGTAGGCCGCGGGTGCGATGTCCGCGCTCACCGTGGGGATCAGCACCTCTGTCGCATACAGCGGCTTCGTGCCGCGGAAGTAGCGGCTCAGGGTGCGCTCGTCCCAGCCGCTGTCGAGGAATTCGCCGATCGTCCGCAGGTTGTCGCCATCCGGCAGCGGCTGGCGCTTCTGGGTCTGCTTCAGATCGTAGAAAATGCCCAGCATCGTGCCGGCGGTTTTCTTGGAAGAGCCGAAGACGGTGTCCTCCGCGTCCTGCCCGCGGGCGGTCGCGGCCATCAGAGACAGCAGGGAAATGAAAAGCGTACGTTTCATGGCGTGGGTGGTCACTTCCGGGTGCCGTCGTCCTCGGCCAGGTTCTTGATGTATTGGTTCACCTGCGGCTCGTAGCCGGGCGCGGCCTTCTCCTGCTTCAACATCGACAAGGCCTCGCGGCGCGCATCGCTGCCATTCGAGACGGCCGCATTGAACAGCACGCGCGAACCGGAGTTGCCGTTGCCCATGCCGTTCTGGTGGCTGTCGTTGGCCGGGCCGTTGTCCTTCTGCTGCTGGTTCGCGGCCATCTGGTTGGCCATGTCCTGCATGGTACGCAGCGCGTCATCCACGCGGGCGCGGCTGTGATAGAGATGGTGCTCCACCTTGTCATTGGCCGCGGCATTGTCGGCCATCTTGTTGAAATCGTTCAGCGCGCGGTCCATCGCCTGCGCGGATTGCTCGCCTGCGGCCTGTGCTTTCTGTCGCGCGGATTCCACTTCCTGCCGCGCCTGCTGGAGCCGCTGGTGGAAGTCCTGCTGCTGTTTGTTCTGCTCGCTGGCGATCGACAGGTTCGCACGCGCGTCGCCGAGTTCCTTCATCGCGTCCTGCAGCGCGGATTCCTGCGGTGACATCGATTGCTGCTGGGAGCCGGAGGATTGCCCGGAGTTCTCCGCCAGTTGGTCCGCTTTCTTCTGGAGGCCCTCGCCCAGCTTCGCAAGCTGGTCCGCGATCGCCCGCTGGCTGTCGGAAGCCTGGCCGCGCTGGCTCGCATCGTTGCGGAATTCCTTGGCCTGGATCTGCTCGCCGGTGTTGGCGGCCTGTTGCTTCGATTGCTCGGCCTTCGCTCCCGAGTTGGCATCGAGCTGGGAAAGCCGGTCCTTGATGGCGTCGAGACGGTCGGCGACGTTGCGCTGTTCCTCCGCGGCCTTCTGCTGCTCCCATTCGTTGAGGCGCGGCGTGCGGTCGGCGAGATTCTGCTGCTTCTGCGAGAGATCGTTGAGCTCCGATGCCATCTCGCGGTTGCGGTCCTCCTCGGACTTCGCCTTGTCGAGGCTGGCCACCATCGATTGCAGGGATTCGAGCACCTTCTGCTGATGGTCGGCCGCCGCGTTCAGATCCTTCTCCATCGCCGGGGCGGCTTCCTTCGCGTGCTCGGCCATCTGCTTCGCCTCGGCGGTCTTCGCCGCTTCCTTCACCGGCTCGGATGCCGGAGCCTGCGGATCTTCCGCGGCCTTCTTCACCGCCTCGGCGGCGGCCTTCAGCTCCTTCTCAAGGTTCGCCTGCTCCCAGCGTTTGTTGGCGAGCTTGTTCTTGGCATCCTGTGGAGCC belongs to Luteolibacter ambystomatis and includes:
- a CDS encoding PA14 domain-containing protein, whose amino-acid sequence is MKRTLFISLLSLMAATARGQDAEDTVFGSSKKTAGTMLGIFYDLKQTQKRQPLPDGDNLRTIGEFLDSGWDERTLSRYFRGTKPLYATEVLIPTVSADIAPAAYGLKDIVKPSHWIVIYKAQVSPPEDGTYRFVGIADDAMAVAVNSKTVLVSNYGSHKNWSKWKEPFPEENIKVWAGNMKRGDWFTCRKDEIIDLDILVSEIPGNLFGAWILIEKKGVTYPTTNDPRYGVRPSLPVFQVKAKPVPQPTGDNTIPFSVSPTPWVCHP
- a CDS encoding glycoside hydrolase family 43 protein, whose product is MIRPAEVWKDTSGKPIDAHGGGVLFHNGTYYWYGEIKQGKTYLPKENASWGGTRVDVEGVSCYASKDLLNWESHGNVLPAVSGGDLDPKKVLERPKVIYNAKTKKFVMWFHSDSLDYAAARCGVAVSDKPTGPFTYVKSFRPDVGQWPQGVTEDQKKDTKAAWVRDHEAGQMARDLTVFVDDDGKGYLFAASEDNATMHISELTDDYLGTTGKYIRIFEGRSMEAPTVFKRDGKYHLIASGCTAWAPNAARSCVADSIWGPWTEIGNPCEGDKANITFESQGTYVLPVAGKPGSFIFMSDRWNKDNLPDSRYIWLPIAFNDKGHAVLRWQDAWKP